Proteins encoded by one window of Erythrobacter sp.:
- a CDS encoding chorismate mutase — protein sequence MTDPATDAQLASFRRSIDNIDAALIHMLAERFRITQAVGEYKARTALPPADPDREARQIARLRKLAAEADLDPEFSEKFIRFVIDEVIRHHQRARDDSQPAG from the coding sequence ATGACCGATCCTGCCACCGATGCCCAGCTTGCCAGCTTCCGCCGCAGCATCGACAATATCGACGCCGCGCTGATCCACATGCTGGCCGAACGCTTCCGCATCACCCAGGCTGTGGGCGAATACAAGGCGCGCACCGCCCTGCCCCCCGCCGATCCGGACCGCGAGGCGCGGCAGATTGCCCGGCTGCGCAAGCTGGCGGCGGAGGCCGATCTCGATCCCGAATTCAGCGAGAAATTCATCCGCTTCGTGATCGATGAAGTGATCCGCCACCACCAGCGCGCGCGGGACGACAGCCAGCCCGCGGGTTAG